One Mycobacterium paraseoulense genomic window, AAGCTCGGACATCTGGGAACCGACCAGCTGGACTTCATCGAGAAGGACGTCGCCCGGCTCTCGAGCGACACTCCCATCATCGTGTTCAGCCACATCCCGTTGTTCGCGATGTATCCCGACTGGGGTTGGGGCACCGACGACGCCGGCCGGGCGTTGAGCTACCTTCGCCGATTCTCCTCGGTCACCTGCCTCAACGGGCATGTGCACCAGCTGTTTTCCAAGACGGAGGGAAACGTGACGTTCTACAGCGGAACGACGACGGCGTACCCGCTGCCGCGGCCCGGCGACGGGCCGGCGCCCAAGCCGGTCACCCTGCCCGCCGGCAAGCTGCGCGACGCGCTCGGCATCCGCGAGGTGACCTACACCAGGGGCGAGACCGCCCTGGCGTTGAAAGAGCAGGCGCTGCAATGACTGTGGCGGGCCTGGCGATCCGCATCGGGTTCGCCGCTTCCTTGGCGGTCAGCGCGGTCAGCCACGCCTACCTGTATGTGCACGGCTATCGGCACATCCCGGATATCGGCACCGCATTCCTGGTGCAGGCCAGCGTTTCGTTCGCGATCGCCCTGCTGATCCTGCTCGGCGGTCCCGGGTGGCTCCGCTGGACCGCGGCCGCCGTGGCGGGCGGTTCACTGGTCGCGTTCGCCTTGTCGAGAACCGTTGGGGTCCTTGGCTTTATGGAACAGGGCTTGGATCCCGCGCCGCACGCCGTCATCAGTGTGGCCGCGGAAGCGCTGACGGTGCTGCTGTGGGCGGGTGATGTGACGGCTAGGCGGGGCCGGATACCTCGCCAGTCGGCTCCTCAAGCATGAGGTCGCGGGCATCGGCGGCATGGTCTGGCTTAGCGGCAGCAGCCTCGGCGGCTGCCCACTTGCTCAACAGCCGAGCCTTGAGCGACATGGCGGGTTTCTCGACCAGGAACCAGCTCAGCGCGGCCAGCGGCAGTATGGCCATCGCCGCAACGGCAGCGTGCACAACCGCATTCGGCCGGCCAGGCCAACAGATCACCAGCAACTGCTGAATCGGGAAGGCGTAGATATACACGCCATAGGACAGATCCGTACGTAGTCTCAGGCGTTTGTTCCGAAGCATCGCACCGGAAGCGATGACGGCGTACGCGAGCGGAATCCCACCGAGCAGCCGGTAGTGCGGGAGCAGGGTGCCGCCCAAGGCAACGGTGACTGCGCTGGCCGCGACCAGCCACCACCGAGCCGGAATCTTGTCCCGCCATTGGTAGAGCAACGCTCCGGCCGCGAACATGACGGCGAATCGCGAGACCACGGCGGCGAACTGGCCTGCAAACGGCTGGCCCAGGGCGATGGGCGGCGATAACGCCTCCCCGAGAACCGCCGCCGCCAATATTACGGGAGATACCCATCGGCGGTGGGCAAGCCCAGCGATGCCGATAGCGGCGACCGCGGCGTAACACCCCAGCTCGAAAACCAATGTCCACAGCGAACTGTTCCAGCTCCCCGGATAGGGGACCCCTTGGGGTGTACCCCCGACATCGGCCTTGAGCATGACCACCGCGCTGTTCATGGCGACGTAGGCGACCGGCGCAGTGGACAGGAGCAGCTTGAGCGCCGCGCCACCCTGAATCGCCACGCCGATCGGAGCGATGACGAACGCGGTGACGACCAGGCAGACGTAGTAGCCGGGAAGGATACGCAGAACCCGCGCGGCGGAATAATCCCGCAGGTGCGGGTGGCGAAGCCAGCTCGCGGTGATGAGGAAACCGGAGACGGCAAAGAAGCCGTCGACCCCACCGGCGGCAATGTATTCCGCGCCCGTCCATGCGTGTCCCGTCAGGATGAACGAGTGCCCGACGATCACGGAGGTCGCCAGCGTCAGTCGCCAGGCATTGAGCGCGTTCTGCCGAGGGTCGAAAACCTGTCCGAGGTTCATGTCTCAACTCGCCGCCGATGCGGGAGCACGATCACCTTCATTCGAAGATGCGGTCCATCTCTGCTTGAGCCGGCCCTTGAGGGACAGCGAGGGCTTCTCGATCGCGAACCAGCTCAGGGTGGCCAGCGGAAGCGTGCCGAGGGCGCTGCAGACGAAGAACACAAAGGGATTCAGCCCCGCCAACCCACAGACGGCCAACATTTGCTGAGTGGGGAACGCGTAGATGTACACCCCGTAGGACAGGTCCGTACGCAACCGCAGCCGCTTGTGCTGCAGCAGGGCGCCCGACACGATGACGGCGTACGCCAGCGGAAGCGCCGCGAGGACGCGGTAGTCGGGCAGGAAGCCGGCCGCGAACACGATGACCACGCTCACCGCGACCAACGACCAGCGGGCCGGGATCACGTCGCGCCACTGATACAGGAGCGAGCCGGCCGCGAACATGATGGCGGCGCGCACCGCGAGCTGCGGCACGGTCCAAACACCCGGGAAGGTCAGCGGCGGCAGCTGTGTGGCCGCAACCACCCCCACCGCCAATATCGCCGCCGGAACCCACCGGCGGTTGGCCAGCCCGGCCAGGCCGATGCCGGCAACGGCGAGATAGCACAGCACTTCCCAAATGAGCGACCACATCGAGGCGTTCCAGACGCCGGAATGCGGGATTCCGCGCGGTGTTCCGCCGACGTCGAAATGCACGTAGGCCAATCCGATGTTTTTCACTACGTACTCGAGGGGCGCAGTGGAGCCCAGCAACTGCCACGCCGAGCCGCCCTGGATGAGCACACTCAGCGGTGCGAAGACGAATGCCGTCACTCCCAGGCAGAGGTAGTAGCCGGGCATGATGCGCAGGGCTCGCGCGGTAAGGTAGTCACGCACGCGCGGATCGGTGAGCCAACTCCTGGTGATGAGGAAGCCCGAGATCGCGAAGAACCCGTCGACCCCCACCGAGAAGAAGACTTGGAGGATCGGGGCGGGCGGTATGCGCCCGGTCGCGGGCCAGCAATGCCAGAGCATCACCTCGGCCGCCAACGCCAAACGCAGCGCGTTGAGCGCGTTCTTCCGCGGATCGAATACTTGCCCGAGGGTCATTTGGCCTCCACCCACATCGCCCCCCGGCAGCCGTCCGCGGAATACTATGTCACGCCGTCGCGCGTGTTCGGATTATCGGTGATTTTGACCGGCTGGTGTACCGGGGTCAGACGCGGAGCATTGGGGGCGGGCCCGTCGGCGACGAGGTCGCCGGCACGATCATCGCCGGAATCGGGGACGGCCGCGCCCCACTTCTGCTTGAGCCGGCGTTTGAGGGACATCGACGGCTTTTCGATGACGAACCAGCTCAGGGCGGCCAGCGGCAGGGTGCCTAGGGCGCTGAGGCCAAAGAACACAAGTGGAGTCAAGGTCGCGAGCCCGCAAACGGCCAGCATCTGCTGAGTGGGATATGCGTAGATGTACACCCCGTAGGACAGGTCCGTGCGCAACCGCAGCCGCTTGTGGCGCAACAGGGCGCCCGACACGATGACGACATACGCCAGAGGAAGGGCCGCGACGACGCGGTAATCGGGCAGGAACCCGGCCGCGAACACGATGAACGCGCAGACCGCGACCAACGACCAGCGGGCCGGGATCACGTCGCGCCACTGATACATCACCGCTCCGGCGGCGAACATGATGGCCGAACGGGCGGCGAGCTGGGGGATGGTCCACGCACCGGGGAAGGTCAGCGGCGGAAACGCCAGTGCCGCAAACACGGCCACCACCAGCAGCAAAGGAGAAACCCACCTGCGGTTGGCGAGCCCGACGACGCCGATGAGGATGACGGCGAGGTAACACAGCAATTCCCAGACGAGGGACCACAGCGAAGCGTTCCAGGTGGGCCCGCTGGGAACCCCACGCAATGTGCCGGCGATGGTGGGCTGGAGGTAGGCCACCGCGCTGTTATTCAGAAGGTACTGGATGGGCGCAGTGGACTTGAGCAGCTTCATCGCCGATCCGCCCTGGATCAGCAGACTGACCGGCGCGAACACGAACGCCGTCAACACCAGGCAGACGTAGAACCCGGGCAGGATGCGCAGGGCTCGCGCGGTGAGGTAGTCACGCACGCGCGGGTCGGTGAGCCAACTCCTGGTGATGAGGAAGCCCGAGATCGCGAAGAAGCCGTCGACACCCACAGAAAAGAACAGCTGATTGATCGCTGCAGGCGGCGGCCGGCCCGTGACAGCCCACGAGTGGAAGAGCATGACCTCGGCCGCAAGCGCTAACCGCAACGCGTTCAACGCATTACTGCGCGGATCGAATACCTGCCCCAGCTTCATCCAACTCCGACCGTCGTCCCCTCCCGCACCGTCCGCGCCATCGTATCGGCCCGAGGTGGCGGGCGTGGCCGGATGGAGACTGTCGACTACGCGGTGCCCGGAAGTTCCGGGGGAAGCGCCGGCCGTGCGACCTCCTGCACGGGCCGCGCCATCACCGCTTGCTCTTGGTTCTGGTCTCGATCTTGATCTTGGGGGGCCAAAGATTTCTTTCTGAACCGGGCTTTGAGGCGACGCGCCGGCTTCTCGATCAGGAACCAGCTCGCGGCCGCCAGCGGCAGCGTGGCGGCGGCGGTGACACCGGTGAACAGCAGCGGATTAAGGGTGATGAGCCCGCAGACGAGCAGCAGTTGCTGGGTCGGGTACGCATAGATGTACATGCCATAGGACAGGTCCGTGCGCAGTCGCAGGTGCTTGTTGCGGATCAGGGTCCCCGACACGACTACGGCATAGGCCAGGGGCAGGGCGCCGACCACCCGGTAGTCCGGCAGCCAGCCCGCCGCCACGACGATGACCGCGCTTACCGCGACGAGCGACCAGCGGGCGGGTATCACATCTCGCCACTGATACAGGAACGCACCGGCCGCGAACATGATCGCGGCGCGGCACGCCAAGTAGAACAGGGCTGTGCGGACGTCGCCCTCGTGTTGGGTCATTACGTCGGGGAATTTCAGCCCCGGCAGCATCATCGCCCCGCCCGTCGCCAGCAGCAAAAATGCGAGCGAGACCCACCGGTGGTTGGCGAGTCCGATGACGCCGATGACGGCAACGATGAGGTAGCACATCACTTCCCAGATGAGGGACCACAGGGAAGCGTTCCAGACGCCCGCGCTCGGAACCCCGGTGGGTGTGCCGCCGATATCGAACTTGACCAGCGCCACGGCGCTGTTCTTCAACACGAAGTCCAGCGACGCGCCTGACGTGATGAGTTTGGTAAACGATCCGCCTTGAATCGCCACGCTGATCGGGGCGATGACGAACGCGGTCACCAGCAGGCAGACGTAGAAGCCGGGCAGGATGCGCAGCGCGCGAGCGGCCAGATACTCACGGAGGCGGGGATTGCTGAGCCAACTCGCGGTGATGAGGAATCCGGAGATGCCGAAGAACCCGTCCACCCCTACGCAAAGAAGAAGCTGCAGAACGGCTCGGGCCGACGGGAGGTGGCCCCTGATCGGGAAGGTGTGCCAAAAGATCACCTCGCCTGCCAGCGCAAGCCGCCAGGCGTTCAGTGCATTAATGCGCGGATCGAAGACCTGCCCGAGTTTCATCCGCCTCCCCCGTAGTCCCCACAGGGCTTAATCGGCGTCATCGTAGCGCAACGAAACTCAAAAAGGGCTGGTTCGCGGTACCTGAGGTAACGCGCAATGGGCGGATGAGCGGTTAGCCCATACGCGCGTGAGAAGCTGGTCAGGTAATGAATGCATTTCCGCGCACCACGAGTCGCCAAGTGCGTTGTGAGATAAGGACCGTCGCATTCGGTCGAAATGCCGGGCCGCGCGATTACCGGTGACGCATCCCGTCGATGAAGCGCTGCGTCTCCGCCCAGCTGGGCAAAAGCCCGGCGGCGCGGACTTCTTCGAAGCCGGGGGCCGCGGCGTCGCGGTCGGACAGGCTGGGTGCGGCGCCGTTCACCAACGGCCACTCGATCCCGATCGCCGGATCGGTCGCACAAATCGTGTGCTCGCGCTGCGGGTTGTATTCGGCCGAGCACAGATACATCACCGTCGAATCGTCCTGCAAGGCAAGGAAGCCGTGCCCCAGGCCCTCGGAAAGGTAAATCGTCCTGCGGTCCTTGTCGTCGAGCAGAACGGAATCCCACTGCCCGAATGTGGGCGAACCCTCGCGGATGTCCACCACGACGTCGAACACCGAACCGCGCACGCACGTCACGTATTTGGCCTGGCTCGGCGGCAGCTCGGCGAAGTGCAGGCCGCGCAGCACCCCGGCGGCCGAAACCGAGCAGTTCGCTTGCCGGACATCGAAGCGGTGACCGGCGAACTCGGTGAACCCGCGGTCGGTAAGCCATTCGAAGAACAGGCCACGGGAATCGCCGTGAACGGCGGGGGTGATCTCCCAGGCTCCGGGAATGGCGAGCTCGCGCACCTTCATCTTACTGACCACGCTCTTCGTAACGGGCTTCCGCGGCGTCTTTCAGGGGACGCCACCAGGATTCGTTGGCACGATACCAGTCAATGGTGGCGCTCAGGCCCTCCTCGAAATCGGTATGCTTTGGCGCCCAACACAGTTCGTCGTACAGCATCGACGGGTCGATGGCGTAACGCAGGTCGTGGCCCGCCCGGTCGGTCACGTGGTCGAAGTCGTCTGGTTCGCGGCCCATCATCTTCAACAGCGTGCGCAGCACGCTGAGGTTGTCGCGCTCGCCCTCGGAACTGATCAGGTAGGTGCGGCCGATCTCGCCCTTTTCCAGGATGCGCCGCACGGCGCTGTTGTGATCGTCGACGTGGATCCAGTCGCGCACGTTGGCGCCGCTGCCGTACAGCTTGCACCGCCGGCCGGTGAGCACGTTGGTGATCTGGCGAGGGATGAACTTCTCGACGTGCTGATACGGCCCGTAGTTGTTGGAGCAGTTCGAAATCGTCGCGCGCACGCCATACGACCGCACCCAGGCCCGGACCAGCATGTCGGCGCCGGCCTTGGTCGCCGAGTACGGGCTCGAGGGGTTGTAGGGCGTCGACTCGGTGAACCGGTTGGGATCGTCGAGCTCCAGGTCGCCGTAGACCTCATCGGTCGAAATGTGGTGTAGCCGCACGCCGTGGCGCCGCACCGCTTCCAGGATGGTGAACGTCCCGACCACGTTGGTGTGCAGGAACGGGCCCGGATCGTCCAGCGCGTTGTCGACGTGGCTCTCGGCGGCGAAGTGCACCACGGCGTCGGACTCGGCCACCAGCCGGGAGACCAGCTCGGCGTCGCAGATGTCGCCCACCACCAGCCGGATGGCGTCTTCGACGTCGGCCAGGGACTCGCGCCGGCCGGCGTATGTCAGGGCGTCGAGGACCGTGACGGAGTCTTCGGGGTGCTCGCGGACGGTGCTGTGCACGAAATTGGCGCCGATGAACCCAGCGCCGCCGGTGACCAGTAGCCGCATGGTCAAACCCTAACCGAGCGTGACGGTCAGCTTGCGGGAGTCAACCCCAGCGGCCCGGCCAATTCGCCCAGCGCCGACACCAGCGCGTCGTCGTCCTGGCTGTCCAGCACCTGGACGGCGACGTGATCGGCCCCGGCGTCCAGGTGTTCGCGGAGGCGTTGCGCGATCGCCTCGGGCGTGCCGTAGGCCACCACCGCGTCGATCAGCCGGTCGCTACCCGGCTTGCGGACGTCGGCTTCGGTGAAGCCCAGCCGCAGCCAGTTGTTCACGTAGTTGCTCAGGTCCAGGTAGAAGTTCGCGTACCTGCGGCCCACCGCGCGGGCCTTC contains:
- a CDS encoding acyltransferase family protein — translated: MNLGQVFDPRQNALNAWRLTLATSVIVGHSFILTGHAWTGAEYIAAGGVDGFFAVSGFLITASWLRHPHLRDYSAARVLRILPGYYVCLVVTAFVIAPIGVAIQGGAALKLLLSTAPVAYVAMNSAVVMLKADVGGTPQGVPYPGSWNSSLWTLVFELGCYAAVAAIGIAGLAHRRWVSPVILAAAVLGEALSPPIALGQPFAGQFAAVVSRFAVMFAAGALLYQWRDKIPARWWLVAASAVTVALGGTLLPHYRLLGGIPLAYAVIASGAMLRNKRLRLRTDLSYGVYIYAFPIQQLLVICWPGRPNAVVHAAVAAMAILPLAALSWFLVEKPAMSLKARLLSKWAAAEAAAAKPDHAADARDLMLEEPTGEVSGPA
- a CDS encoding acyltransferase family protein; this translates as MTLGQVFDPRKNALNALRLALAAEVMLWHCWPATGRIPPAPILQVFFSVGVDGFFAISGFLITRSWLTDPRVRDYLTARALRIMPGYYLCLGVTAFVFAPLSVLIQGGSAWQLLGSTAPLEYVVKNIGLAYVHFDVGGTPRGIPHSGVWNASMWSLIWEVLCYLAVAGIGLAGLANRRWVPAAILAVGVVAATQLPPLTFPGVWTVPQLAVRAAIMFAAGSLLYQWRDVIPARWSLVAVSVVIVFAAGFLPDYRVLAALPLAYAVIVSGALLQHKRLRLRTDLSYGVYIYAFPTQQMLAVCGLAGLNPFVFFVCSALGTLPLATLSWFAIEKPSLSLKGRLKQRWTASSNEGDRAPASAAS
- a CDS encoding acyltransferase family protein, with the protein product MKLGQVFDPRSNALNALRLALAAEVMLFHSWAVTGRPPPAAINQLFFSVGVDGFFAISGFLITRSWLTDPRVRDYLTARALRILPGFYVCLVLTAFVFAPVSLLIQGGSAMKLLKSTAPIQYLLNNSAVAYLQPTIAGTLRGVPSGPTWNASLWSLVWELLCYLAVILIGVVGLANRRWVSPLLLVVAVFAALAFPPLTFPGAWTIPQLAARSAIMFAAGAVMYQWRDVIPARWSLVAVCAFIVFAAGFLPDYRVVAALPLAYVVIVSGALLRHKRLRLRTDLSYGVYIYAYPTQQMLAVCGLATLTPLVFFGLSALGTLPLAALSWFVIEKPSMSLKRRLKQKWGAAVPDSGDDRAGDLVADGPAPNAPRLTPVHQPVKITDNPNTRDGVT
- a CDS encoding acyltransferase family protein; translated protein: MKLGQVFDPRINALNAWRLALAGEVIFWHTFPIRGHLPSARAVLQLLLCVGVDGFFGISGFLITASWLSNPRLREYLAARALRILPGFYVCLLVTAFVIAPISVAIQGGSFTKLITSGASLDFVLKNSAVALVKFDIGGTPTGVPSAGVWNASLWSLIWEVMCYLIVAVIGVIGLANHRWVSLAFLLLATGGAMMLPGLKFPDVMTQHEGDVRTALFYLACRAAIMFAAGAFLYQWRDVIPARWSLVAVSAVIVVAAGWLPDYRVVGALPLAYAVVVSGTLIRNKHLRLRTDLSYGMYIYAYPTQQLLLVCGLITLNPLLFTGVTAAATLPLAAASWFLIEKPARRLKARFRKKSLAPQDQDRDQNQEQAVMARPVQEVARPALPPELPGTA
- the rfbC gene encoding dTDP-4-dehydrorhamnose 3,5-epimerase; this encodes MKVRELAIPGAWEITPAVHGDSRGLFFEWLTDRGFTEFAGHRFDVRQANCSVSAAGVLRGLHFAELPPSQAKYVTCVRGSVFDVVVDIREGSPTFGQWDSVLLDDKDRRTIYLSEGLGHGFLALQDDSTVMYLCSAEYNPQREHTICATDPAIGIEWPLVNGAAPSLSDRDAAAPGFEEVRAAGLLPSWAETQRFIDGMRHR
- the rfbB gene encoding dTDP-glucose 4,6-dehydratase is translated as MRLLVTGGAGFIGANFVHSTVREHPEDSVTVLDALTYAGRRESLADVEDAIRLVVGDICDAELVSRLVAESDAVVHFAAESHVDNALDDPGPFLHTNVVGTFTILEAVRRHGVRLHHISTDEVYGDLELDDPNRFTESTPYNPSSPYSATKAGADMLVRAWVRSYGVRATISNCSNNYGPYQHVEKFIPRQITNVLTGRRCKLYGSGANVRDWIHVDDHNSAVRRILEKGEIGRTYLISSEGERDNLSVLRTLLKMMGREPDDFDHVTDRAGHDLRYAIDPSMLYDELCWAPKHTDFEEGLSATIDWYRANESWWRPLKDAAEARYEERGQ